In Zunongwangia profunda SM-A87, the following proteins share a genomic window:
- a CDS encoding winged helix-turn-helix transcriptional regulator, translating into MRKKQSTNFENEQFLFQVCELNSAIAMISGRWKSQIVYSISQGNNRFHLLQKELPNISETVLARQLKELETHAILVKQEIPDTVPVGIKYVLTNKGLDLVPILESLCDWGKLYEGGKEISACYTS; encoded by the coding sequence ATGAGAAAAAAACAATCAACAAATTTCGAAAACGAACAATTTTTATTTCAGGTTTGCGAGTTAAATTCAGCAATTGCAATGATAAGCGGTCGTTGGAAATCTCAAATTGTTTATTCCATTTCTCAGGGCAATAATCGGTTTCATTTATTACAGAAGGAATTGCCTAATATTTCGGAAACCGTTTTGGCAAGACAATTAAAAGAGTTGGAAACTCACGCTATTTTGGTGAAACAGGAAATTCCGGATACTGTTCCTGTTGGAATTAAATATGTTTTGACTAATAAAGGCTTGGATTTAGTTCCTATTTTAGAAAGTCTTTGCGATTGGGGAAAACTGTATGAAGGAGGAAAAGAAATTTCAGCTTGCTATACTTCTTAA
- a CDS encoding alpha/beta hydrolase, whose product MKNFVSITVFMVLTQSLFAQKVFRIKSDNLETKVPILVQKPENYKSTKSYPLVFMLHGYSENYEQWNKTTDLKKLATDYQMILVCPEGFVNYYLNSPNLENFYYEDFFFQELIPKIEKKYSIEKKNIFITGLSMGGYGALSLFIKHSKFFNTAASTSGALEFDYENFKEISLKFFESERMTKDLEMTLGNPGLATKNWTNS is encoded by the coding sequence GTGAAAAATTTCGTTTCAATTACAGTATTTATGGTATTGACACAATCCCTATTTGCTCAAAAAGTTTTTAGGATAAAATCGGACAACCTTGAAACAAAAGTCCCAATTCTTGTACAAAAACCCGAGAATTATAAATCTACAAAAAGTTATCCATTGGTTTTTATGCTTCACGGATATAGTGAAAATTATGAGCAATGGAATAAAACTACCGATTTGAAAAAATTAGCAACTGATTACCAAATGATTTTAGTTTGTCCTGAAGGCTTTGTCAATTACTATTTGAACAGCCCGAATTTGGAAAACTTTTATTATGAAGATTTCTTCTTTCAAGAACTTATTCCAAAAATCGAGAAAAAATATAGTATTGAAAAGAAGAATATTTTTATAACTGGTTTAAGTATGGGGGGGTACGGAGCATTAAGTTTATTCATAAAACATTCTAAGTTTTTCAATACTGCTGCTTCAACAAGCGGAGCTCTCGAATTTGACTATGAAAACTTCAAAGAAATCAGCTTGAAATTCTTTGAAAGTGAGCGAATGACAAAAGATTTAGAAATGACATTGGGAAACCCTGGACTTGCAACAAAAAACTGGACAAATAGTTGA